AGCACCAAACCAATTAGCATTTGCTTTGTAGTCATTCTTTTCAATTGTGCTGCCTTCCATTTTTTGAAACTGAATGGTACTTGGAAGAGGGAGTGATTTTAACGTTTCAAATGATACTGGAACGTTACCGACCTGCTTCATTCCATTTACATACTTAGACTCTCCAAATTTGAGATACTGCTCTTTTGTTAGTTTTTTTTCATGCGGTAAATTACTTAAATCTGGTTCTAGAATCGTTACTACGATCATAAACTGCTTATTGTAATTTTTTGTAAATAATTTAGCAGAAGTATAGATGGTATTTGTAATTATTGTGCCTAAAATCAAAAGAAATAAAATGATACCGACTAGTAAATAATTCCAAATATGTCTTCTAAGATTTAAGAAAGCATGTTTAAAGACGAACATGTTCCTACTCTCCCCCTTTCTTGATACTACAATACCAAACCAATTGTTAACTGAATGTTAACTTTCAGCTATTTTGGGAAATGATAGATAAAAAGTAGATCCTTGATTTTTTTTACTTTCAACATAAACAAAGCCTTGGCACAAGTCACAAACATGTGACACAACGGACAAGCCAATGCCATAACCATCTTGCTTCAATCCGTTGATCCGATAATTATGATTAAAAATAGTTGCATGGACTTTGGGATCGATTCCTTTGCCAAAGTCTTTAATCTCTACAATAATACTACCTTTTCGGTTATTGACAGAAACTTCTATAGGTTTGCCATCACCATATTTTATTGCGTTGTCCACTAAATTTGAGACAGCCCGATAAATCCAACGATTTTTGCCTAAAATCAAGGTTGATTCGATTTCATCAAAGTAAAAGGTGAGATTGGGATAGCTTTTACGATAGGCATCACAAACTTCCGCGCAAATCAACGAAACATCAACCTGTTCACTCATCGCTTCTTCTGTACTGTTTGAAAGTGTCAAAATATCATCGATACTATCAGTCAAGCGATCTAGAATATGCAAATTCCTGTTTTCATCTTGTTCTAATTCTAAATTAGCTCTCAAAATCGCAATAGCATTTTTCTGTTCATGTGTAAGATAACTACTGAGCCTTTTATAATCGTCTAGATTGCCATCAAATTTCTCTTTTAACTGTTTAAATGCTTTAGCAACTGATCTATCTTCAACCTGTTCTTCTGAGAATTTTTCTAA
This sequence is a window from Enterococcus sp. 7F3_DIV0205. Protein-coding genes within it:
- a CDS encoding sensor histidine kinase gives rise to the protein MRVNFKISLTVLTFAFFVMLILSGGFFAVKSNWSSLNIGQSIGSAVYVVNDATKPVAQPAETIELKASELVSTEALDNIYLNGLLKYLPMIILAVCSAILVLTMTLWFVLRRIYTKQMVSIIHDLQFLEKFSEEQVEDRSVAKAFKQLKEKFDGNLDDYKRLSSYLTHEQKNAIAILRANLELEQDENRNLHILDRLTDSIDDILTLSNSTEEAMSEQVDVSLICAEVCDAYRKSYPNLTFYFDEIESTLILGKNRWIYRAVSNLVDNAIKYGDGKPIEVSVNNRKGSIIVEIKDFGKGIDPKVHATIFNHNYRINGLKQDGYGIGLSVVSHVCDLCQGFVYVESKKNQGSTFYLSFPKIAES